A single genomic interval of Chitinophaga sp. 180180018-3 harbors:
- a CDS encoding ATP-binding protein → MNTGLLTNLSTFRLLTGVLLLLLLLAGCETHSGYPPDHSEYFDQFFQRTDSLEASQALHQLDSTFAVFPNPGPMDLARKYAYKMNHYWSRKRDKKMARLYADSIFYVLKGKTDRPDYGREYGEALLTTGDIMRDEGKFSDAFARYYEGRALIQKSGDTCSFNSYDGRLAMTYYLQKRYREAIPYFEEAFNALSYCKNDPYYGFRIQQGELDNIGLCYYNLNMNDSARFYYDSALHYIQLNEKPFHDKDRHVQFIAEARAVIFGNLGSIFLLQGDTVNAENNFQDNLRITMSGDHDKRNAQQTVAKLIQLKLYQSKYDEARTWLRTLRGMLDTLPYDSSELNWRQLQSKYYAVTGKPDTALAFLQSFVALKDSLTAVNSPLNDLDIQREFGYISKEYELELLRKQNEIKSIYLVVSVLLFAMAAIIAFQIWQYSKRSKKHLTALEQLNKQVTDQNAQMSRSLNALEQSQLDNSRMMKIVAHDLRNPVGAMAGLTEILSLDLDNTSDGTQETLQLMRESGERALSLINELLYLNVTTEMQREPVEMDVVLRYCVNLLLPKAKEKGITIQLYTIPVTFFGNREKIWRVFSNLITNAIKFSRRGSVIDVRMQPEENDMVKISVKDEGIGIPPDIREKIFNLSPDSSRKGTMGEESFGLGLAISKQIVMAHSGRIWFESEEGKGSVFYVELKRG, encoded by the coding sequence ATGAATACTGGCTTATTGACAAACCTCAGTACATTCCGCTTGTTGACAGGTGTGCTATTGTTATTACTACTGCTGGCCGGGTGCGAAACACATTCGGGGTACCCGCCTGATCATTCGGAATATTTTGATCAGTTCTTTCAGCGTACTGATAGTTTAGAGGCCAGCCAGGCTTTGCATCAACTGGATTCCACCTTTGCAGTTTTCCCCAATCCTGGTCCGATGGATCTGGCCCGTAAATATGCGTATAAAATGAATCATTACTGGTCGCGCAAAAGGGACAAGAAGATGGCAAGACTATATGCAGATAGTATCTTCTATGTGCTTAAAGGTAAAACTGACCGGCCGGATTATGGCCGGGAATATGGCGAGGCATTGCTGACGACAGGAGATATTATGAGGGATGAGGGCAAGTTCAGCGATGCTTTTGCACGCTATTATGAAGGGCGGGCACTTATACAAAAAAGCGGTGATACCTGTAGTTTCAATTCCTATGATGGCAGGCTGGCAATGACTTATTATCTGCAAAAACGCTACCGGGAAGCAATTCCGTATTTCGAAGAAGCCTTCAATGCACTTAGCTATTGCAAAAATGACCCTTATTATGGGTTCCGTATTCAGCAGGGCGAGCTCGATAACATAGGGCTGTGCTACTATAATCTGAATATGAACGATAGCGCGCGTTTTTACTACGACAGTGCGCTTCATTACATTCAACTCAACGAAAAGCCGTTTCATGATAAAGATCGGCACGTACAATTTATCGCAGAAGCCAGGGCTGTGATATTCGGTAACCTGGGCAGCATCTTCCTGCTGCAGGGAGATACCGTGAATGCGGAAAATAATTTCCAGGATAACCTGCGAATCACCATGAGCGGGGATCATGATAAGAGGAACGCGCAACAAACCGTTGCGAAGCTGATTCAACTAAAACTTTACCAGTCGAAATACGACGAAGCCCGTACCTGGCTGCGAACACTGCGTGGCATGCTTGACACACTGCCCTATGATTCTTCAGAACTCAACTGGCGGCAACTGCAATCAAAATACTATGCTGTTACCGGCAAACCGGATACTGCATTGGCGTTTCTGCAAAGTTTCGTAGCGCTGAAAGACTCTCTCACCGCTGTCAACAGCCCGCTGAATGACCTCGACATACAACGTGAATTTGGTTATATCTCGAAGGAGTATGAGTTGGAATTGCTAAGGAAACAAAATGAGATCAAATCTATCTACCTGGTGGTATCTGTACTATTATTCGCCATGGCAGCCATTATTGCCTTCCAGATCTGGCAATACTCTAAACGGTCTAAAAAGCATCTGACCGCACTGGAACAGCTTAACAAACAAGTCACCGATCAGAATGCGCAGATGAGCCGGAGCCTGAATGCACTGGAACAAAGCCAGCTCGATAACTCACGCATGATGAAAATTGTAGCGCACGACCTGCGTAACCCGGTTGGCGCCATGGCCGGGCTTACAGAAATATTATCACTTGACCTGGACAATACTTCCGACGGCACCCAGGAAACGCTACAGCTGATGCGGGAATCCGGCGAACGTGCCCTTAGCCTGATCAATGAACTGCTGTACCTGAACGTTACCACAGAAATGCAGCGCGAACCCGTTGAAATGGATGTAGTATTGCGATACTGTGTTAACCTGTTATTACCTAAAGCAAAAGAAAAAGGCATTACCATACAACTTTATACCATCCCCGTTACATTCTTTGGTAACCGGGAAAAGATCTGGCGGGTATTCAGCAATCTTATTACCAATGCCATCAAATTCAGTCGCCGTGGCTCCGTCATTGATGTACGGATGCAGCCGGAAGAAAATGATATGGTAAAGATTTCCGTTAAAGATGAAGGCATTGGTATCCCTCCGGATATCCGTGAAAAAATATTCAACCTCTCCCCCGACTCCAGCCGGAAAGGCACTATGGGAGAAGAATCCTTTGGCCTTGGCCTGGCCATTTCCAAGCAGATTGTAATGGCGCATAGCGGAAGAATCTGGTTTGAGAGTGAAGAAGGAAAAGGATCGGTGTTCTATGTGGAACTGAAAAGGGGATGA
- a CDS encoding TetR/AcrR family transcriptional regulator: MGSKERMAREKEELRKKILDASLEIIIAEGCEALSMRKIADRIEYAAPTLYEYFKNKDQIMTELTGRGYTILSDEIRKALEKKGDAETRLRAMWTAYWRFGFKHTELYRLMYGVKVSCPKPKGTVANIDRPQEMFTRVIGELLPDSQPVKGEAERWYYALWSLVHGLIAINLTNVELADKMNRQILEDAMGGLIRSIRH, translated from the coding sequence ATGGGGAGCAAAGAAAGAATGGCCCGGGAGAAAGAGGAACTGAGGAAGAAGATCCTGGATGCTTCACTCGAAATTATTATTGCCGAAGGCTGCGAAGCGCTGAGCATGCGCAAAATAGCGGACCGGATAGAATATGCTGCGCCTACCCTTTATGAATACTTTAAGAATAAGGACCAGATCATGACCGAGCTAACGGGAAGAGGTTATACGATACTGTCCGACGAAATCCGGAAGGCGCTGGAGAAAAAGGGGGATGCGGAAACGAGGCTCCGGGCAATGTGGACGGCCTATTGGCGTTTCGGCTTCAAACATACAGAGCTCTACCGGCTGATGTACGGTGTTAAGGTAAGCTGCCCCAAACCCAAAGGAACGGTAGCCAACATCGACCGGCCACAGGAAATGTTTACCCGGGTAATCGGCGAACTCCTGCCGGATAGCCAGCCTGTGAAGGGAGAAGCGGAAAGATGGTATTATGCTTTATGGTCGCTCGTACACGGACTAATTGCCATCAATCTCACCAATGTGGAACTCGCAGATAAAATGAACAGGCAGATACTGGAAGATGCAATGGGAGGATTGATAAGGAGCATCCGGCATTAG